In Amycolatopsis sp. FBCC-B4732, the genomic stretch GCGGCATGGAGGTCGCGACGACGCCGGCCCGCTGGGAGGACCTCAAGCGCAAGCACGGCTGGGCGACGTCGTGGGGCGTGCCCGGGCAGCTGATCGACGCCGCCGAGTGCGTCCACCGCTGGCCGCTCCTCGACGGCTCGCAGGTGTTCGGCGCGCTGCACACCCCGACCGACGGGCTGGCGCGCGCGGCGAAGGCCGTCGAGGTGCTGGCCGCGCGGGCGACCGGGCGGGGAGCCCGGTTCATCGGGTCCACCACGGTCACCGACGTCCGGCAGGAGCGCGGGCGGGTCACCGGCGTCCGGACCGACCAGGGCGACTTCCCCGCCGACGTCGTCGTTTCCTGCGCCGGGTTCTGGGGCCGGGAGATCGGCGCGATGGCGGGCATGGACGTCCCGCTGCTGCCGCTGGCGCACCAGTACGCGAAGACCGGGCCGGTCGCCGAACTCGCCGGGCGCAACACCGAGGAGGTCGAGGCGAGCCTGCCGATCCTGCGGCACCAGGACCAGGACCTGTACTTCCGCGAGCACGTCGACCGGATCGGCATCGGCTCCTACGCGCACCGGCCGATGCCGGTCGAGGAGTCCACATTGGACCACTCGGTGACGGAGACGGCGATGCCGTCGATGCTGCCGTTCACCGAGGACGACTTCGCGCCGTCGTGGGAGCAGAGCAAGCTGCTGCTGCCCGCGCTGCGGCAGACCAAGGTCGAGGAGGGCTTCAACGGCATCTTCTCCTTCACCCCGGACGGCCAGTCGCTGGTCGGCGAATCGGCCGACGTCCGCGGGTTCTGGCTGGCCGAGGCGATCTGGGTGACGCACTCGGCGGGCATCGCGAAGGCGGTCGCCGAACTGCTCGTCGCCGGGCATTCCGAAGTGGACACCCACGAGATCGACGTCCACCGCTTCGAGGACGTCCAGCTCGCGCCCTCGTACGTGCGGGAGACCGCGCAGCAGAGCTTCGTCGAGGTCTACGACGTCCTGCACCCTTTGCAGCCCAAGCTTTCCCCGCGCGACCTGCGCGTGACGCCGTTCCACGCCCGGCAGCGCGAGCTGGGCGCGGTGTTCCTGGAGGCGGGCGGCTGGGAGCGGCCGCACTGGTTCGAGGCCAACGCGCCGCTGCTGAAGAAGCTGCCGCACGACGCGCTGCCGCCGGCCAGGGACGCGTGGTCGGCGCAGTTCCACTCGCCGATCGCGGCGGCCGAGGCGTGGCACACGCGCAACGGCGTGGCGCTGTACGACATGACGCCGTTGAAGCGCGTGGAGATCAGCGGGCCGGGGTCCCTGGCGTTCCTGCAGTCGCTGACCACGAACCAGCTCGACAAGTCGGTCGGCTCGGTGACCTACACGCTGATGCTCGACCAGGCGGGCGGCATCCGCAGCGACGTCACGGTGGCGCGGCTCGCACCGGAGCTGTTCCAGGTCGGGATCAACGGGAACATCGACGTCGACCACTTCGTCAAGCACGCGCCGCCCGGGGTTCAGGTGCGGGACACCACCGGCGGGACGTGCTGCGTCGGCGTCTGGGGCCGCTGGCGCGGGACCTCGTGCAGCCGTTGAGCGCCGAGGACTTCTCGCACACCGGGCTGAAGTACTTCCGGGCGCGCCGGGCGCGGATCGCCGGGGTGCCGGTGGTCGCGATACGACTGTCCTATGTGGGCGAACTGGGCTGGGAGATCTACACGAGCGCGGACACGGCCTGCGGCTGTGGGACGCGCTGTGGCGGCCGGGCAGCCGCTCGGGTGATCGCGGCCGGGCGGGCGGCCTTCAACAGCCTGCGGCTGGAGAAGGGCTACCGGCTGTGGGGCACCGACATGACGACCGAGCACGACCCGTACGAGGCCGGCGTGGGCTTCGCGGTGCGCCCGGCGAAGGGGAGTTCCTGGGCCGGGACGCGATCGAGGGCCGGACGCCGTCGCGGCGGTTGCGGTGCCTGACGATCGACGACGGCCGCACGGTGGTGCTGGGCAAGGAACCGGTGTTCGTCGACGGCGTGGCTTCGGGCTACGTCACGAGCGCGGCGTACGGGTACACCGTGGGGCGGCCGATCGCCTACGCGTGGCTCCCGGCGTCGGCGGACGTCGGCAGCAGCGTGGAGATCGAGTACTTCGGCCGCCGGGTCGCGGCCACGGTGGCCGCCGAGCCGCTGGTCGACCCCGGCATGGAGCGGATCCGGCGGTGAGGGTGACCCGGGGGTGGTTACCGGCTGGGGGCGCCGGGTAAATCCACAGCAAGTCCATGGAAACGCGCCAGGAAATTCTCAGGAACCCGGCGTTTCCTGGAGGGGCCGGAGGCTTGTCGAGGGCTGGAGCTGTGCATGAGCGAGTACGACCGAGAACCGCGAGGCGACGGGTACCCGTACGGCTACTACCAGCAACCCGGCGGCCGGCAGTACTACGGCCAGCCCGCCGACCAGCAGTACTACGGCCGGCAGCAGTACTACGACCAGCCCCGTGACCAGTGGGGACGTCCGTACCCGCAGTACGCGCAGCCGATGTACCCGCCGCCGCCCGTGCCGGCGCCACCGCGGCGGCACCCGCTGCGGGCGCTGAGCCTCACCGTGGTCGCGATCGCCCTGGCCGTGGTCGCCGGCCTCGGCATCGGGCACCTGATCGCGGACGCGAACAGCCCCGCCGCGAGCGGCAACCAGAACTTCGGCTTTTCCGGCCGGCCCAGCGCGTCGCAGACGACCCTCGACGTCGCCGCCGTGTCGGCCAAGGTCAACCCGGCGATCGTGAACGTCGAAACCGAGCTCGGCCTGCAGGGCGCGGCCGCGGCGGGCACCGGCATCGTGCTGACGCCGGACGGCGAGGTGCTCACCAACAACCACGTCGTCGCCGGGGCGACCAGCATCAAGGTCACCAGCATCGGCACCGGCGACACCTACACGGCGGACGTCGTCGGCTACAGCCGCAGCGAAGACGTCGCGGTCCTGCAGCTGCGGAAGGCGTCCGGCCTGCCCACCGCCGTCATCGGCGACTCGTCGAAGGTCGCGGTCGGCGACCAGATCCTCGGCCTCGGCAACGCGGGCGGCAAGGGCGGCGACCCGGTGCCCGCACCCGGCACGGTGACCGCGCTCGACCAGTCGATCACGGCGTCCGACGAGTCCAGCGGCTCGTCCGAGCAGCTCAAGGGCCTGATCCAGGTCCGGGCGAACATCGAGTCGGGCGATTCCGGCGGCCCGCTGGTCAACGCGGACGCGCAGGTCATCGGCGTCGACACGGCCGCGTCCACCGGCTACCAGCTCAACGGCCGCCGCAGCGGCGGCGCCGGCCAGGGCTTCGCGATCCCGATCAACCAGGCCGTCGACATCGCCCACCGGATCGTCGCGGGCACGGCGTCGGACACGATCCACATCGGCAAGACGGCCTTCATCGGCGTCTCGGTCACCGACGGTCAGAGCGGCGCCCAGATCCGCCAGGTGGTCCCGCGCGGCCCGGCGCAGAAGGCGGGCCTGGCGGCGGGCGACGTCATCACGGCCATCGACGGCCGGCCGGTCGATTCCGCGACGACCTTGACGAACGTGCTGGACACCCACCACCCGGACGACCAGCTCACCTTGACGGTGACCACCGCGGGCGGCGCCCAGCGGCAGGTCCCGGTGACGGCGATCGAAGGCCCGGTCGGCTAGCGCAGGGTCTCGTTCAGCACTTCGCGGTGCGTCCGCTTCGCCGCGAGGTAGCGCTCGCGGCCCGCGTCGGTGATCGTCACGAAGATGCCGCGCCGGTCCACGTCGCACAGCGCGCGCTCGACCAGGCCTTCCTTCTCCAGCCGGGCGACCAGCCTCGAAGTGGCGCTCTGGCTCAGGTGGATGGCGCCGGTCAGGTCGGCCGAGCGGCACTTGAAGTCGCAGGTCGCGAGGCGCTCGAGGGCCTCGAACTCGTTCGCGCCGATCCCGTGGCGCTCCTGCAGGCGGCACTCGAGCGTGCTGAACACGGCCGAATAGCGCGCCAGCAGCTCGTGCCACTCCTGCACCAGGCCTTGCTCAGCGACGTCGCTCACGGCGACCAACCTAGCATGCACGAACATCAGATGCAAACACATTAAATGCTTAGACATTAGATGCGTGTGCATGTACTGTCGCCGGCATGAGCTCTTCCGTGTCCTTGTCCACCACCTCCACTCGGTGGGACGCACGTCTCTGGGGTGTCCTGCTCACCGTTTCGATCGTCATCGGCCTCGACGCGCTCGACGTGTCGATGGTCGGGGTCGCGCTGCCCGCCATCCAGGCCGACCTCGGTCTGTCCACCAACGCGCTGCAATGGGTCGTCAGCGGCTACGTCCTGGGCTACGGCGGTCTGCTGCTGCTCGGCGGCCGCACCGCCGACCTGCTCGGCCGCCGCCGCGTGTTCCTCGTCGCCGTCGCGGTGTTCGCGCTGGCCTCGCTGCTCGGCGGGCTCGTCGACGACGGCGCGCTGCTCATCGCCAGCCGGTTCATCAAGGGCCTGGCCGCTGCGTTCACGGCGCCGGCCGCGCTGTCCATCATCACCACGACGTTCCAGGAGGGCCCGGCCCGCAACAAGGCGATCAGCATCTTCGCCGTGTTCGGCGCGAGCGGGTACTCCGCCGGCCTGGTGTTCTCCGGCCTGCTGACCGAGGTCGGCTGGCGCTGGACGTTCCTGCTCCCCGCGCCGATCGCGCTGGTCGCGTTCGCCGCCGCGTGGAAGCTGATCCCGTCCTACCTGCGTGAAGAAGGCCGCGGGTACGACTTCCCGGGTGCCATCACCGGTGCCGCCGGTTCACTGCTGCTGGTGTTCGGCGTCGTCGAAGCGCCGGCGATCGGGTGGGCCGCACCCCGCACGCTCATCACGTTCCTCGTCGCGCTGGCCCTGCTGGTGACGTTCGTGGTCATCGAGAAGCGCAGCCCGCACCCGCTGTTGCGCCTCGGCATCCTGCGCGCGGGCCCGCTGGCCCGCGCCAACCTCGGCGGCGCGCTGTTCTTCGGCGCGTACATCGGGTTCCAGTTCGTCGTGATGCTCTACCTGCAGCGGGTGCTCGGCTGGTCCGCCCTGCAGACGGCGCTGGGCTTCCTGCCCGCCGCCCTGATCGTGGCGTTCGGCTCGCCGCGCATCGAGCCGCTGATCGACCGCGTGGGCACCCCGCGCACGATCTTCGCGGGCGTCGTCGCCCACGTCCTCG encodes the following:
- a CDS encoding glycine cleavage T C-terminal barrel domain-containing protein; the encoded protein is MRCLTIDDGRTVVLGKEPVFVDGVASGYVTSAAYGYTVGRPIAYAWLPASADVGSSVEIEYFGRRVAATVAAEPLVDPGMERIRR
- a CDS encoding S1C family serine protease yields the protein MSEYDREPRGDGYPYGYYQQPGGRQYYGQPADQQYYGRQQYYDQPRDQWGRPYPQYAQPMYPPPPVPAPPRRHPLRALSLTVVAIALAVVAGLGIGHLIADANSPAASGNQNFGFSGRPSASQTTLDVAAVSAKVNPAIVNVETELGLQGAAAAGTGIVLTPDGEVLTNNHVVAGATSIKVTSIGTGDTYTADVVGYSRSEDVAVLQLRKASGLPTAVIGDSSKVAVGDQILGLGNAGGKGGDPVPAPGTVTALDQSITASDESSGSSEQLKGLIQVRANIESGDSGGPLVNADAQVIGVDTAASTGYQLNGRRSGGAGQGFAIPINQAVDIAHRIVAGTASDTIHIGKTAFIGVSVTDGQSGAQIRQVVPRGPAQKAGLAAGDVITAIDGRPVDSATTLTNVLDTHHPDDQLTLTVTTAGGAQRQVPVTAIEGPVG
- a CDS encoding MarR family winged helix-turn-helix transcriptional regulator, whose amino-acid sequence is MSDVAEQGLVQEWHELLARYSAVFSTLECRLQERHGIGANEFEALERLATCDFKCRSADLTGAIHLSQSATSRLVARLEKEGLVERALCDVDRRGIFVTITDAGRERYLAAKRTHREVLNETLR
- a CDS encoding MFS transporter; this translates as MSSSVSLSTTSTRWDARLWGVLLTVSIVIGLDALDVSMVGVALPAIQADLGLSTNALQWVVSGYVLGYGGLLLLGGRTADLLGRRRVFLVAVAVFALASLLGGLVDDGALLIASRFIKGLAAAFTAPAALSIITTTFQEGPARNKAISIFAVFGASGYSAGLVFSGLLTEVGWRWTFLLPAPIALVAFAAAWKLIPSYLREEGRGYDFPGAITGAAGSLLLVFGVVEAPAIGWAAPRTLITFLVALALLVTFVVIEKRSPHPLLRLGILRAGPLARANLGGALFFGAYIGFQFVVMLYLQRVLGWSALQTALGFLPAALIVAFGSPRIEPLIDRVGTPRTIFAGVVAHVLGYALFLRVDEHSGYAGFVLPSMILLGIGFTLAFSSLNIQGTNGVADHEQGLAGGLLNTSLQVGGAIGLAVVTAVLTANGGGEASPAALLTGLTPALSVVTGIAVLGLLIALSGLVARKRPAPEPEPVPEGDLLALAD